GGTGATGCGCACGGTCTCCAAGCTGGGCCTGGCGGGCATCCGCCTGGGCTACGTGGCCGGCCACCCGAAGTGGATCGCCGAACTGGACAAGGTGCGCCCGCCGTACAACGTGAACGTGCTGACCGAGGCCACCGCATCGTTCGTGCTCGATCACGTGGACGTGCTCGATGCGCAGGCGGCGACCCTGCGCACCGAGCGCACCCGGCTGATCGATGCGCTGTCCGCCCAGCCGGGCGTGACGGTGTTCCCGAGCGCCGCCAACTTCCTGCTGCTGCGCGTGCCCGATGCCGCCGGCCTGTTCGAGCGCCTGCTCAAGCGGCGGGTGCTGGTCAAAAACGTCAGTAAAATGCACCCGTTGCTGGCCAACTGTCTGCGCGTGACGGTCAGCAACCCCGAAGAAAACGCGCAATTTCTCGATGCCTTTGCCGCATCGCTGCAGGACACCCCATGAGCCGCCGCGCCGAGGTCACTCGCAACACCTCCGAAACGCAGATCCGCGTCGCCCTTGATTTGGACGGCACGGGCAAGCAGACGCTGAACACCGGCGTCCCCTTCCTCGACCACATGCTCGACCAGATCGCCCGTCATGGCATGGTCGACCTGGACGTCACGGCCACCGGCGACACCCACATCGACGATCACCACACCGTGGAAGACGTCGGCATCACGCTCGGCCAGGCGGTCGCCCGCGCCGTCGGCGACAAGAAGGGCATCGTGCGCTACGGCCACAGCTACGTGCCGCTGGATGAGGCCCTGTCGCGCGTGGTGATCGATTTTTCCGGCCGTCCGGGCCTGGAGTTCCACGTGCCGTTCACGCGCGCGCGCGTGGGTAGTTTCGACGTGGACCTGTCCATCGAATTCTTCCGCGGGTTCGTCAACCATGCCGGCGTGACGCTGCATATCGACAACCTGCGCGGCGTCAACGCGCACCACCAGATCGAAACCGTGTTCAAGGCCTTCGGCCGCGCGCTGCGCATGGCGGTGGAGCTCGATCCGCGCGCCG
The sequence above is drawn from the Ralstonia solanacearum K60 genome and encodes:
- the hisB gene encoding imidazoleglycerol-phosphate dehydratase HisB — encoded protein: MSRRAEVTRNTSETQIRVALDLDGTGKQTLNTGVPFLDHMLDQIARHGMVDLDVTATGDTHIDDHHTVEDVGITLGQAVARAVGDKKGIVRYGHSYVPLDEALSRVVIDFSGRPGLEFHVPFTRARVGSFDVDLSIEFFRGFVNHAGVTLHIDNLRGVNAHHQIETVFKAFGRALRMAVELDPRAAGTIPSTKGAL